The Aminiphilus circumscriptus DSM 16581 genome contains a region encoding:
- the thiT gene encoding energy-coupled thiamine transporter ThiT, whose product MERNRYGLNHPTGIPFSSPADRRNPHGAEKEETVYSKEDQRTRILVEGAVLCGLSVALSYVKLWQLPQGGSITLENLPLFMYAYRHGLKAGVLAGGMSGLLQLSLGGYMVHPIQALLDYPLAFAALASASFVRKPFWAGLAIGTFARFLCHFLSGVVFFASYAPEGTPVWLYSAIYNGSFMVPALVLNIALGHFLLPRLARLPGWSKAGH is encoded by the coding sequence ATGGAGCGAAACCGATACGGTCTCAACCATCCTACCGGAATACCCTTTTCTTCTCCCGCCGACCGGAGAAACCCGCATGGTGCGGAGAAGGAGGAAACTGTGTATTCCAAAGAGGACCAACGCACTCGAATTCTGGTGGAGGGAGCCGTGCTGTGCGGACTTTCGGTGGCGCTTTCCTACGTAAAACTTTGGCAATTGCCTCAGGGCGGTTCCATCACCCTTGAAAATCTGCCGCTTTTTATGTACGCCTATCGCCACGGATTGAAAGCGGGAGTGCTCGCCGGAGGGATGTCCGGACTTCTGCAACTGTCGCTCGGAGGCTACATGGTACACCCTATCCAAGCGCTTTTGGACTATCCGCTGGCCTTTGCCGCTCTGGCTTCGGCATCTTTCGTCCGCAAACCCTTTTGGGCAGGACTCGCCATCGGCACCTTCGCCCGGTTTCTCTGCCACTTCCTTTCGGGCGTCGTTTTTTTTGCAAGCTATGCTCCCGAAGGGACGCCCGTATGGCTCTATTCCGCCATCTACAACGGGAGCTTCATGGTTCCCGCGCTCGTTCTGAATATCGCCCTCGGCCATTTCCTCCTGCCTCGGCTTGCGCGTCTTCCCGGCTGGAGTAAGGCGGGGCATTGA
- a CDS encoding phosphatidylserine decarboxylase family protein, with protein MRIAREGLPAIGGMLFMSLGGWFVSPALSAVFLAVLCFLLWFYRDPERRPPENPALWVSPADGRVVEVEVTEHPFTGRATRVGVFMSPLDVHVNRVPWDGEVTYLQYMPGKKWVAYGPKASAENERFCLGMETAAGPALVVQIAGLLARRIVCRARRGQHLTRGERYGMIQFGSKVDLYLPSAVRCVVSVGQKVKAGETALGVVRNEKE; from the coding sequence GTGCGCATTGCAAGGGAGGGCCTGCCCGCCATCGGAGGAATGCTCTTCATGTCCCTCGGGGGATGGTTCGTCTCTCCCGCTCTGTCTGCGGTGTTTCTTGCCGTGTTGTGTTTTCTTCTGTGGTTTTATCGGGACCCCGAGAGAAGGCCTCCGGAGAATCCGGCTCTGTGGGTGAGTCCTGCGGATGGCAGAGTGGTTGAAGTGGAGGTGACGGAGCATCCCTTCACGGGGAGGGCGACGCGCGTGGGCGTGTTCATGTCCCCCTTGGATGTACACGTGAATCGTGTCCCCTGGGACGGAGAAGTGACGTATCTTCAGTATATGCCTGGAAAGAAATGGGTGGCCTACGGTCCCAAAGCGTCCGCGGAGAACGAACGTTTTTGTCTGGGAATGGAGACTGCGGCGGGGCCCGCACTGGTCGTGCAGATTGCGGGGCTTTTGGCCCGCCGTATCGTCTGCAGGGCTCGTCGAGGGCAGCACTTGACCCGAGGCGAAAGATACGGGATGATACAATTCGGTTCAAAAGTCGATCTTTATCTCCCCTCCGCCGTGCGTTGCGTCGTATCGGTCGGACAGAAGGTGAAGGCCGGCGAGACGGCTCTGGGGGTGGTACGCAATGAAAAAGAATAG
- the gyrA gene encoding DNA gyrase subunit A, producing MSELLGGRLDFGTVVPLPLEEEIKHSYLDYAMSVIVGRALPDARDGLKPVQRRVLYAMLELGLRHNQAYKKSARVVGETMGKYHPHSDSAIYDTMARLAQDFSMRYPLVDGQGNFGSIDGDPPAAMRYTEARLSALGEEMLENIDEETVDWGPNFDDSLKEPLVLPSRIPNLLVNGSTGIAVGMATNIPPHNLTEVADALCYMLDHEDVELGELLHFLPGPDFPTGGEILGRDGIVEAYRTGRGRISVRGKTHVEDVKRGKKAIVITEIPYMVNKTNLIEAIVRGVQEKHLDGITDIRDESDRRGLRIVLEVNRDMDSQVALRQLYSRTQLQTTYGVINLALVDGQPRELPLLEMLKVFLSHRRNVVRRRTAYRLRKAEARAHIVEGLLKALDIIEEVIAVVRGSKDPNEARQGLTDRLGFSEPQAQAILDMRLQRLTGLERHKLEEEYAQLLGDIEMYRSILANPKVLDGVVKEEIEDVKARFGNPRRTEILDAMEDVSMEDLIPEKEIVVVLSRDNYLRRMMLEEYRLQNRGGKGVKGATPKEEDEISLVTVTTTHRDLFLFTTKGRVFAIRGHMIPQPRSGKGKPVSSFISLEEDEKVVALRDSRLSGARFVFFITRQGVAKRMPVTELENITRAGRRVLSLDSGDAIARVRCTSGEEDLLFVTASGQALRVPENEFRPLGRQARGVRGIRLDEGDVVVGCDVVQAGTDLLLINEKGLGKRTPFEEFTPHHRGGGGVRAMRLGAKTGLLVGSWGAAEKDEILLISNRGRMVRLAAEDIPILSREATGPIVVRLDEGDEVADASIIRAEEEEEE from the coding sequence ATGTCGGAACTGTTGGGTGGCCGATTGGATTTCGGCACGGTGGTTCCCCTGCCTCTGGAAGAGGAGATCAAGCACAGCTACCTCGATTACGCCATGAGCGTCATTGTCGGTCGCGCTCTTCCGGATGCACGGGACGGTCTCAAGCCGGTTCAGCGTCGCGTGCTCTACGCCATGCTCGAACTGGGGCTTCGCCACAATCAAGCCTACAAGAAATCCGCCCGCGTCGTTGGAGAGACCATGGGAAAGTACCATCCCCACAGCGATTCGGCGATTTACGATACCATGGCTCGCCTGGCCCAGGATTTCAGCATGCGCTATCCCCTCGTGGATGGTCAGGGAAATTTCGGTTCCATCGACGGGGATCCTCCCGCAGCCATGCGCTACACGGAGGCACGCCTCTCCGCCCTGGGGGAGGAAATGCTCGAGAATATCGACGAGGAAACCGTTGACTGGGGGCCGAACTTCGACGACTCTCTCAAGGAGCCGCTGGTGCTTCCCTCGCGCATTCCAAATCTCCTCGTGAACGGTTCCACGGGTATCGCCGTGGGGATGGCCACGAACATACCCCCCCACAACCTCACGGAGGTGGCGGACGCGCTCTGCTACATGCTCGATCATGAGGACGTGGAACTGGGAGAACTGCTGCATTTTCTGCCCGGTCCCGACTTTCCCACGGGAGGCGAGATTCTCGGCCGGGACGGTATCGTCGAGGCCTACCGGACGGGCCGCGGCAGAATTTCCGTCCGCGGCAAGACCCACGTCGAGGATGTCAAGCGGGGGAAAAAAGCCATTGTCATCACCGAGATCCCTTATATGGTGAACAAGACCAACCTCATAGAGGCGATTGTCAGAGGCGTTCAGGAAAAACACCTGGATGGCATCACCGACATCAGGGATGAATCGGATCGCAGAGGGCTGCGCATCGTTCTCGAGGTCAATCGGGATATGGATTCCCAGGTGGCGTTGCGGCAGCTTTATTCACGGACTCAACTCCAGACCACCTACGGCGTCATCAATCTGGCTCTCGTGGACGGCCAGCCGAGGGAATTGCCGCTCCTGGAGATGCTCAAGGTGTTTCTCTCCCACCGTCGCAACGTGGTCCGCCGGCGCACCGCCTACCGCCTCCGCAAGGCCGAGGCGAGAGCGCATATCGTGGAGGGGTTACTTAAAGCACTGGATATCATCGAAGAGGTCATCGCGGTGGTGCGCGGGTCCAAGGATCCGAACGAGGCCCGCCAGGGATTGACGGATCGTCTCGGATTCTCCGAGCCGCAGGCTCAGGCGATTCTCGACATGCGCCTGCAGCGCCTCACCGGTCTGGAGCGCCACAAGCTGGAGGAAGAATATGCGCAACTCCTCGGTGACATCGAGATGTACCGCTCCATCCTCGCGAATCCCAAGGTGCTCGACGGGGTCGTGAAGGAAGAGATCGAGGATGTGAAGGCGCGTTTCGGCAACCCCCGGAGGACGGAGATTCTGGATGCCATGGAAGATGTCTCCATGGAGGATCTCATTCCGGAGAAAGAAATCGTGGTTGTCCTTTCCCGGGACAACTATCTGCGCCGGATGATGCTCGAGGAATACCGCCTGCAGAATCGGGGCGGAAAGGGCGTGAAGGGAGCGACGCCCAAGGAAGAGGACGAGATTTCTCTCGTGACCGTCACCACCACGCATCGGGATCTCTTCCTCTTCACCACCAAGGGGCGGGTCTTTGCCATCCGGGGACACATGATTCCCCAGCCGAGGTCCGGAAAGGGAAAGCCCGTGAGTTCCTTCATCTCGCTCGAAGAGGACGAGAAGGTGGTGGCTCTCCGAGACAGCCGTCTTTCCGGAGCACGGTTCGTCTTCTTCATCACGCGCCAGGGGGTGGCGAAGCGCATGCCCGTGACGGAGCTGGAGAACATCACCAGGGCAGGGCGGCGGGTCCTGTCGCTGGATTCGGGAGATGCCATCGCGAGAGTTCGGTGCACCTCCGGTGAGGAGGATCTGCTCTTCGTCACCGCTTCCGGGCAAGCCCTCCGGGTCCCCGAAAACGAATTCCGTCCTCTGGGGCGGCAGGCCAGGGGCGTGCGGGGCATCCGCCTGGACGAAGGCGATGTCGTGGTCGGGTGCGATGTGGTGCAGGCCGGAACGGATCTTTTGCTGATCAATGAAAAAGGGCTCGGCAAGCGGACGCCCTTTGAGGAATTCACTCCCCATCATCGCGGCGGTGGAGGGGTACGCGCCATGCGCCTGGGAGCCAAGACGGGGCTTCTCGTGGGTTCCTGGGGTGCCGCCGAAAAGGACGAAATTCTGCTCATTTCCAACCGGGGACGCATGGTGCGTCTGGCGGCGGAGGATATTCCGATCCTGAGCAGAGAGGCGACGGGACCGATCGTGGTCCGCCTCGACGAGGGGGATGAGGTGGCCGACGCAAGCATCATCCGTGCCGAAGAAGAAGAGGAGGAATAG
- a CDS encoding folate family ECF transporter S component: MNEQRLTTRELVLLALFVSLNIVLARVASIRIAIGPVEGIRLGFGTFPVFFAGVSMGPLAGAIVGALGDLLGYWINPMGPYMPHFTFAAALSGFLPAVVFRMASGRCFWRLFLAVASGQILVSTFLVPWFLQNLFGLPFAALFPGRVIAAMIHIPLYAAGADILLRRVRLFPAPRCG, from the coding sequence GTGAATGAACAGAGATTGACCACGAGAGAACTCGTGCTGCTGGCCCTTTTCGTGAGTCTCAACATTGTTTTGGCTCGCGTCGCGAGCATCCGTATCGCCATCGGGCCGGTCGAGGGAATCCGCCTCGGTTTCGGCACGTTTCCCGTCTTTTTTGCGGGCGTCAGCATGGGTCCCCTTGCGGGGGCGATTGTAGGGGCTCTCGGAGACCTCCTGGGTTACTGGATCAATCCCATGGGGCCGTACATGCCCCATTTCACCTTTGCCGCCGCACTTTCCGGCTTTCTTCCCGCCGTCGTCTTCAGGATGGCCTCCGGGCGCTGCTTCTGGAGGCTTTTTCTGGCGGTGGCCTCCGGGCAGATTCTCGTCTCGACGTTTCTGGTTCCCTGGTTTCTTCAAAACCTCTTCGGCCTTCCCTTCGCGGCGCTTTTTCCGGGACGTGTGATTGCGGCGATGATCCATATTCCGTTGTATGCCGCAGGAGCGGATATTCTTTTGCGAAGAGTCCGACTTTTTCCGGCCCCACGCTGCGGTTAG
- a CDS encoding amidohydrolase family protein, whose product MESDVLIRIDGKPVAAVKDGVLADPSEAFVGNSAAERIENYHGGFSVMPGDFNGHSHPEQSVYAEIVEEGWDLATWCRRTIYAHSVHMTPELVYLSCRRAFGRMLLNGITSVAVSFYCHNRMGNALDREVIKAALDSGIRILFGRMNYDVLSEDAYPKKRASQESYFEGPYYENHLISLMEEFKGLAGVQVAPSLHSFHANTLGAIARALELASELDSPLQFHLSEDKGDVDLCLDLYGERPAFVLARLLEKTGPVRLLLSDCIWLSQEEKDLIGQMGASVVLNLRMNHRMKVGTPDLPGLLERGIPVYLGTDGEASNYGLSIREERDFTLERFGVSVPLIPFNMRCGNVGSMEIGAMGDLKVMHDRRVWDVFAGGRKVVSQGKLLTMDLEAVEERIREMTSSWDVL is encoded by the coding sequence TTGGAATCGGACGTCTTGATAAGGATTGACGGCAAGCCTGTGGCGGCGGTGAAGGACGGGGTCCTTGCGGATCCATCGGAGGCCTTTGTGGGGAACTCCGCGGCGGAAAGGATCGAGAATTACCACGGGGGATTTTCCGTAATGCCCGGAGATTTCAACGGGCACAGCCATCCGGAGCAGTCCGTTTACGCCGAGATAGTGGAAGAGGGGTGGGATCTTGCAACCTGGTGCAGGAGGACCATATACGCTCACAGCGTCCACATGACCCCTGAGCTGGTTTACTTAAGCTGCCGCAGGGCATTTGGCCGCATGCTGCTGAACGGCATAACCTCCGTTGCGGTTTCCTTCTACTGCCATAACCGCATGGGCAACGCCCTGGACCGCGAGGTCATAAAAGCCGCACTGGATTCGGGCATTAGGATCCTGTTCGGAAGGATGAATTACGATGTGCTGTCCGAGGACGCGTACCCTAAGAAGCGGGCTTCCCAGGAGAGCTACTTCGAAGGCCCCTATTACGAGAATCATCTCATATCCCTCATGGAGGAGTTCAAGGGCCTTGCGGGGGTGCAGGTTGCCCCTTCCCTTCACAGCTTTCACGCCAATACGTTGGGTGCCATAGCAAGGGCGCTGGAGCTCGCCTCGGAGCTCGACTCGCCGCTTCAGTTCCACCTTTCGGAGGATAAGGGAGATGTGGATCTCTGCCTGGACCTCTATGGAGAACGGCCAGCCTTCGTGCTGGCCCGGCTTTTGGAGAAAACTGGCCCCGTAAGGCTCCTGCTTTCCGATTGCATATGGTTGTCTCAAGAGGAGAAGGACCTAATCGGTCAAATGGGAGCCTCGGTGGTCTTGAACCTTAGAATGAACCACCGAATGAAGGTGGGAACCCCTGACCTGCCGGGCCTGCTTGAAAGGGGGATTCCGGTTTACCTTGGCACCGATGGAGAGGCCAGCAACTATGGCCTTAGCATACGAGAGGAGCGGGATTTTACCCTTGAGCGCTTTGGCGTGTCAGTTCCGCTTATACCGTTTAACATGAGGTGCGGCAATGTGGGGTCCATGGAGATTGGTGCCATGGGGGACCTTAAGGTTATGCATGACAGACGGGTATGGGACGTCTTTGCAGGAGGGCGTAAGGTGGTTTCCCAAGGTAAACTTTTGACCATGGACCTTGAGGCGGTGGAGGAGCGCATCAGGGAGATGACGTCGAGTTGGGATGTGTTGTGA
- the pssA gene encoding CDP-diacylglycerol--serine O-phosphatidyltransferase yields the protein MKKNRHVRGVPFTKIIPNMITSGNLLCGMLSLVMVIHGKFVPAAWLVFAAVFFDYMDGKMARSLGGSSAFGMELDSLADVVSFGVAPGLIVYGAYLHGFLGVTGALVAAFFALCGALRLARFNVMHVPGSFQGLPIPAGGLFVASFAMAEFSLPPLVMALITVGTAILMVSTVPYGNLKKLRKGNVNRMKVTFLTTFVAVLFITLREKAPLAGILLYVASGLLRFDWGAWLSLEVDGNAEVEHREG from the coding sequence ATGAAAAAGAATAGGCACGTTCGAGGTGTTCCCTTCACGAAGATTATTCCCAACATGATTACCAGCGGCAACCTTCTCTGCGGTATGTTGTCCCTGGTCATGGTGATTCACGGGAAATTCGTTCCCGCAGCGTGGTTGGTTTTCGCCGCGGTCTTTTTCGACTACATGGACGGGAAAATGGCTCGAAGCCTCGGAGGCAGCAGCGCCTTCGGCATGGAGCTTGACAGCCTTGCCGACGTGGTCAGTTTCGGCGTTGCGCCGGGCCTGATCGTCTATGGGGCGTACCTGCACGGCTTTCTCGGCGTCACGGGAGCTCTTGTCGCAGCGTTTTTCGCGCTGTGCGGCGCCTTGCGGCTCGCCCGCTTCAACGTCATGCACGTGCCGGGTTCCTTTCAGGGACTTCCGATTCCTGCGGGAGGGCTTTTCGTCGCTTCCTTCGCCATGGCGGAATTCTCCCTGCCGCCTCTGGTAATGGCGCTCATCACCGTGGGAACGGCGATCCTCATGGTATCGACGGTTCCCTATGGCAACCTGAAGAAACTGCGGAAAGGCAATGTCAACAGGATGAAAGTGACCTTCCTCACGACCTTTGTGGCGGTGCTGTTCATCACGCTTCGAGAAAAGGCCCCCCTTGCGGGAATCCTTCTCTACGTGGCGAGTGGCCTTCTCCGTTTCGATTGGGGAGCATGGCTCAGCCTCGAAGTGGATGGAAATGCCGAGGTGGAGCATCGCGAGGGATAA
- a CDS encoding chemotaxis protein CheX, giving the protein MKQDKRYIGRLHSLVNAFGVSMIKISEKVGVSLTFNKGGVCLGINAPGSRVAALLSLYGEGAHGTITFFLSEKAFASYVNGMTGGMLFPDPEEPVAVSVAGELANMVSGNALTTLSERGFSGLDITPPQLFVGTNIKSLKLPEDKMDTFTLPFYVGNDRESIVHQVLLFRK; this is encoded by the coding sequence TTGAAACAGGACAAACGGTATATAGGGCGTCTCCATTCACTCGTCAACGCCTTTGGCGTGAGCATGATCAAGATCAGTGAAAAAGTGGGCGTATCGCTGACCTTCAACAAAGGGGGCGTCTGCCTCGGTATCAACGCGCCGGGGAGCCGGGTGGCGGCACTCCTCTCCCTCTACGGAGAAGGGGCTCATGGAACGATCACCTTCTTTCTCAGCGAAAAAGCCTTCGCGTCCTACGTGAACGGAATGACGGGAGGCATGCTCTTTCCGGATCCGGAAGAACCCGTCGCGGTGAGCGTGGCAGGCGAACTCGCCAATATGGTGAGCGGAAACGCCCTGACCACTTTGAGTGAAAGAGGCTTTTCCGGTCTGGACATCACGCCGCCTCAACTCTTCGTCGGCACCAACATCAAGTCCCTAAAGCTACCCGAGGACAAGATGGACACGTTTACCCTCCCGTTTTATGTCGGAAACGACCGAGAGAGCATCGTCCACCAAGTACTTCTCTTCCGAAAATGA
- a CDS encoding nitroreductase family protein, with product MSMREHAAVAAILGRRSIRKYTSQPVEREKIDLLLECACAAPTAAGSRPWHFVVVDDRAKLDALAGAHPYGKMLFRAPLAIVVCGEPEKNEFARIYWEEDCSAAMENILVAAKALDLGSVWLGVHHSPEREQALRLILGIPGAISVLGIAVLGYPDEVKEPHEGIDEGAAHWNGW from the coding sequence ATGTCCATGCGGGAGCATGCGGCCGTTGCCGCCATTCTTGGGAGACGCAGCATTCGGAAATACACTTCTCAGCCGGTGGAACGGGAAAAGATCGACCTGCTGCTGGAGTGCGCCTGCGCGGCTCCGACGGCGGCAGGAAGCAGGCCATGGCATTTCGTGGTGGTGGATGATCGGGCGAAGCTCGATGCACTTGCGGGGGCGCACCCCTACGGGAAGATGCTTTTTCGTGCGCCCCTCGCAATCGTGGTTTGCGGCGAACCCGAAAAGAACGAATTTGCACGGATTTATTGGGAGGAGGATTGTTCCGCTGCCATGGAGAACATCCTTGTGGCGGCCAAAGCTCTCGATCTGGGGAGTGTTTGGCTTGGGGTCCACCATTCTCCCGAGAGAGAACAGGCGCTTCGGCTGATTCTCGGTATTCCCGGAGCAATTTCCGTTCTCGGGATTGCTGTCCTCGGCTATCCCGACGAAGTGAAGGAGCCTCACGAAGGAATCGACGAGGGCGCGGCACACTGGAACGGTTGGTAA
- a CDS encoding integrase catalytic domain-containing protein produces MEMNLGSHDGGNASRDFAYTLTLTDVATGWTELHALPNRAQEWVLEALPALMDRLPFPLKGLDSDNGSEFINHHLTRFCADHGITFTRSRSEDETGYTLVFRSMSPPFCSSAWRRPMSMLCKLVYTKRPVSESLFLHRPLLCLG; encoded by the coding sequence ATGGAGATGAACCTGGGAAGCCACGACGGCGGAAATGCGTCCAGGGACTTTGCCTACACGCTGACCCTCACGGACGTGGCCACCGGCTGGACCGAGCTTCATGCCCTGCCGAACCGGGCTCAGGAATGGGTGCTGGAGGCCCTCCCCGCTCTCATGGACCGGCTCCCCTTCCCCTTGAAGGGGCTCGATTCCGACAACGGAAGCGAGTTCATCAACCATCACCTGACTCGGTTCTGCGCGGATCACGGGATCACCTTCACGCGGTCGAGGTCGGAGGACGAGACAGGCTATACGCTCGTCTTCAGATCGATGTCTCCTCCCTTCTGCTCCAGTGCATGGAGACGGCCCATGTCCATGTTATGTAAACTTGTCTACACTAAGAGGCCCGTGTCGGAATCACTTTTCCTCCACAGGCCTCTCTTGTGTTTGGGTTGA
- a CDS encoding thioesterase family protein, translating to MDLKDILSLGTVKRLVKKVSTSDTVGNKSEALEEFLSTAACLEAMTQLAVELLDPKLPEGVISVGIMSHVENLAPAVLGDDVVFTVSLDNVEGNRVFFSMTASDMYGPVAKGSQERAVVHVSALERKVAERQGR from the coding sequence ATGGATCTGAAAGATATCCTGTCGCTGGGTACCGTAAAGAGGCTGGTGAAAAAGGTGTCCACCTCTGATACGGTGGGCAACAAGTCGGAGGCGCTGGAGGAGTTCCTTTCAACCGCCGCATGTCTTGAGGCCATGACCCAGTTGGCGGTGGAGCTGCTGGACCCCAAGCTTCCTGAAGGGGTGATATCGGTTGGGATCATGTCGCACGTTGAAAACCTGGCCCCTGCGGTCTTGGGGGATGATGTGGTATTTACCGTTTCCCTTGACAATGTGGAAGGCAACCGGGTGTTTTTCTCCATGACCGCCAGCGACATGTACGGTCCTGTGGCAAAGGGGAGCCAGGAGCGAGCGGTCGTTCACGTGTCCGCACTGGAGCGAAAGGTGGCGGAACGGCAGGGCCGTTAG
- a CDS encoding NAD(P)H-dependent glycerol-3-phosphate dehydrogenase yields the protein MANLSVFGAGSWGTAFAHLASSRGHNVCLWCRRPQQARAIATSGRNPDYLEDIPLSPNLLPTGNLAEAAIFAERWVFAVPAQSFRELAGKLRPLAPRNVRVCNLAKGFEITTGKAMSQVCHETLPMAVYSVLSGPCHAEEVVQGLPTAVVVASALFEEAFEWQVLLTGNTFRVYTNEDVTGVEIGGAVKNVVAIAAGITQGMGLGDNAVAALATRGLAEILRLGARLGANPLTLTGLAGVGDLMTTCYSRHSRNFRLGFSVGKGMPPGEALLRLGQVAEGYYTAQALREHADSFGVELPIVEGVFRILHENAAPRDILDELLLRDPKPELSPELLWGGRETGA from the coding sequence ATGGCCAATCTGTCCGTATTCGGAGCGGGAAGCTGGGGAACCGCTTTCGCCCATCTCGCCTCGTCCCGTGGGCATAATGTCTGTCTGTGGTGCCGACGTCCCCAACAAGCCAGAGCCATCGCGACGTCGGGGAGAAATCCCGACTATCTCGAGGATATTCCGCTCAGTCCGAATCTGCTTCCGACAGGGAATCTCGCCGAAGCGGCGATCTTTGCCGAAAGATGGGTTTTTGCCGTTCCCGCCCAATCGTTTCGGGAGTTGGCAGGCAAGCTCCGGCCACTCGCCCCGCGGAACGTCCGGGTCTGCAATCTCGCCAAAGGCTTCGAAATCACCACAGGAAAGGCAATGAGCCAGGTCTGTCACGAGACGCTTCCCATGGCCGTGTACAGCGTGCTCTCCGGTCCGTGTCACGCGGAGGAAGTTGTTCAGGGACTTCCTACCGCAGTGGTCGTCGCTTCGGCACTTTTCGAGGAAGCCTTCGAATGGCAGGTACTCCTCACGGGAAATACTTTCCGTGTCTACACGAACGAGGACGTGACGGGCGTGGAGATCGGCGGTGCCGTGAAAAACGTGGTGGCCATCGCCGCAGGCATAACCCAAGGTATGGGATTGGGAGACAACGCCGTGGCCGCACTCGCCACGCGAGGACTCGCGGAAATCCTCCGTCTGGGAGCCCGCCTGGGCGCGAACCCGCTCACCCTCACGGGACTCGCCGGTGTCGGCGACCTCATGACCACCTGCTACAGCCGCCACTCCAGAAATTTCCGCCTGGGCTTCTCCGTCGGCAAAGGAATGCCACCAGGAGAGGCACTCCTTCGGTTGGGCCAAGTGGCCGAAGGATATTACACGGCCCAGGCACTCCGGGAACACGCCGACTCCTTCGGCGTGGAACTTCCCATCGTCGAGGGCGTGTTCCGTATTCTCCACGAGAACGCAGCCCCCCGGGATATTCTGGACGAACTTCTTCTGCGGGATCCGAAACCCGAACTCTCTCCGGAACTGCTCTGGGGCGGCAGGGAGACGGGCGCCTGA
- a CDS encoding TRAP transporter large permease subunit: MKGLPEDEVPPLSRTMKERGHMILPLAFILYMLVAGYTPLFSAMAGLVAIIVVSSLRSTTRMSLKDAKGALEAGAKSSASVAVSCAIVGFIVGAVGMTGLGQVIAMNIMHLSGGMLWASLLLCMVASIVLGMGLPSTACYIVVATIAAPALQGMGGLPWRPTSSPSTTAPFLGLSPPLRLPVSPPQDSRGGRPSKVALMGLFLASSGLILPFFFVYNPVLLLVDFSWLKFLEVFAVAAMGILLLSCAFIGTGLSDMTWWERVLFLVSGVVMVYPKGTGFKVAIVTVAVTASLHWLLTVRRRSLQLS; this comes from the coding sequence ATGAAGGGGTTGCCTGAGGACGAGGTGCCGCCTCTTTCCAGGACCATGAAGGAAAGAGGGCACATGATACTACCCTTGGCCTTCATACTATACATGCTTGTGGCCGGTTATACCCCGCTTTTCTCCGCCATGGCGGGACTGGTGGCTATAATAGTGGTCTCCTCTTTGAGATCCACCACCAGGATGAGCCTTAAGGACGCCAAGGGAGCCCTGGAGGCGGGGGCCAAGAGCTCCGCATCGGTGGCAGTGTCCTGCGCCATAGTGGGATTTATCGTGGGGGCGGTTGGGATGACTGGCCTGGGGCAGGTGATAGCCATGAACATAATGCACCTCTCCGGCGGGATGCTTTGGGCATCGCTTTTGCTTTGCATGGTGGCGTCAATAGTGCTTGGGATGGGGCTTCCCTCCACCGCCTGCTACATAGTGGTGGCCACCATCGCCGCCCCGGCCCTTCAAGGGATGGGGGGCCTCCCCTGGCGGCCCACTTCTTCGCCTTCTACTACGGCACCCTTTCTGGGGTTGTCCCCCCCGTTGCGCTTACCAGTTTCACCGCCGCAGGACTCTCGGGGGGGACGTCCCTCCAAGGTGGCCCTTATGGGACTCTTCCTTGCCTCTTCGGGGCTCATACTTCCCTTCTTTTTCGTTTACAACCCGGTGCTTCTGCTGGTGGACTTCTCCTGGCTTAAGTTCCTGGAGGTGTTTGCCGTTGCCGCCATGGGTATACTGCTCCTCTCCTGCGCGTTCATCGGCACCGGGCTTTCTGATATGACATGGTGGGAGAGGGTTTTGTTCCTGGTATCCGGGGTGGTGATGGTTTACCCCAAGGGGACAGGCTTTAAGGTGGCTATTGTGACGGTCGCGGTTACCGCCTCCCTACACTGGCTGCTCACGGTCAGGAGAAGATCCCTCCAGTTGTCATGA